The Hoplias malabaricus isolate fHopMal1 chromosome 9, fHopMal1.hap1, whole genome shotgun sequence genome contains a region encoding:
- the tbc1d14 gene encoding TBC1 domain family member 14 isoform X2 — protein sequence MENEKGAQAGDSPSPRQSVRKNLQFEPLSTTALILEHRPANLPAKPAEEAEKHKQQYEEMVAQAKKRELREAQKRKKQLEDRVKLEESIGNAALTWSQEILPNWSTTRSSKRVRELWWQGVPPSVRGRVWSLAIGNELNITHELYDICLSRAKERWNASPAPSTTTETDTGDAGSSHADKEASLELIKLDISRTFPSLCIFQQGGPYHDVLHSILGAYTCYRPDVGYVQGMSFIAAVLILNMHTADAFIAFANLLNRPCQMAFYRVDHSLMLTYFAAFEVFFEENLPKLFAHFKNNNLTPDIYLIDWIFTLYSKSLPLDVACRVWDVFCRDGEEFLFRTALGILRLYEDVLTHMDFIHNAQFLTRLPENINAHTLFSSIAAVSMSCKNRKWTQVLQALQKDPERASPVLKR from the exons GAACCTGCCAGCTAAGCCAGCAGAGGAGGCTGAGAAGCACAAGCAGCAGTATGAAGAAATGGTGGCACAGGCCAAGAAGAGAG agCTGAGAGAAGCTCAGAAGAGGAAGAAGCAGTTGGAGGACAGAGTCAAGCTGGAAGAAAGCATTGGCAATGCTGCCCTCACCTGGAGCCAGGAAATACTGCCGAACTGGAGTACAAC GCGGTCCTCTAAGAGGGTGAGAGAGTTGTGGTGGCAGGGAGTGCCCCCCAGTGTCAGAGGCAGGGTTTGGAGCCTCGCTATTGGCAATGAGCTCAATATCACACATG AGCTGTACGATATCTGTTTGTCGAGGGCGAAGGAGAGATGGAACGCCTCTCCAGCTCCATCCACCACCACTGAAACTGACACTGGAG ATGCAGGATCATCTCATGCTGACAAAGAGGCCAGTCTAGAGCTGATAAAGTTGGACATTTCTAGAACTTTTCCGAGCCTCTGTATATTTCAACAG GGAGGCCCATATCATGATGTGCTGCACAGCATTCTGGGAGCTTACACGTGTTACCGACCTGATGTGGGATAT GTGCAGGGGATGTCATTTATTGCAGCCGTGTTGATTCTGAACATGCACACTGCGGATGCCTTTATTGCTTTTGCCAACCTGCTGAATAGACCCTGTCAAATGGCCTTCTACAGAGTGGACCATAGCCTT atgcTGACATACTTTGCTGCATTTGAAGTGttttttgaagaaaatctaCCAAAGctatttgcacattttaagaATAACAACTTGACACCTGATATTTATCTAATTGACTG GATCTTCACCCTGTACAGTAAATCCCTGCCGCTGGACGTGGCATGCCGCGTTTGGGATGTGTTTTGTCGGGATGGTGAGGAGTTCCTGTTCCGCACTGCTCTGGGAATCTTGCGGCTGTACGAGGATGTTCTCACTCACATGGACTTCATCCACAATGCTCAGTTTCTCACACGGCTCCCTGAAAACATCAATGCACACACGCTTTTCTCTTCCATTGCAGCTGTCAGCATGAGCTGCAAGAACAGAAAATGGACTCAG GTTCTTCAGGCTCTACAGAAAGACCCAGAAAGGGCCAGTCCTGTGTTGAAACGTTGA